In one Andrena cerasifolii isolate SP2316 chromosome 2, iyAndCera1_principal, whole genome shotgun sequence genomic region, the following are encoded:
- the Cdgapr gene encoding GTPase-activating protein CdGAPr isoform X3: MPGPAQERPRAQRLTDIEPQTAKGLGCNRTDDFSTPVSSGSNMGSIARFPKLDECAHFHYEHVELSSLEVSLSEGSNESDSYAVRVTSGDACWTLQRSYDNFVMFDKQLHRCIFDRKFSSLAKLPDTRAKNTCDILGDYLSRFSQLNHEGLNCGPVLNWLQLDNRGRRILVPESDSCPINTPAVAAAYAVRPYVAQAPDEISFQVGDMISVIDMPPPGESTWWRGKHGFAVGFFPAECVAVIGDKVPRHLTVSTTVRSKLPVKPVLRKHGKLIAFFRSFILNRPSRRRLKQSGILKERVFGCDLGEHLLNSGQDVPTVLTCCAEFIENHGLVDGIYRLSGVTSNIQRLRNAFDEDRVPALHSDESILQDIHSVASLLKMYFRELPNPLCTYQLYSTFVSAVQANTDAERLRRMRDTVRKLPPPHYRTLEYLMRHLVRVAARGAETGMTPRNVAIVWAPNLLRCKELEVGGVAALQGVGVQAVVTEFLVCYAELIFGDGPVGRPKSLAITTSARLLSLEEARNRSLRGEPDYIEVGAGPAGLPLHYHTVIELPRKRNGSKRSPSLNWRALFGRGGLGARGKARQVGTPPQTETVPSSLNSLRRLRPVKSADSLDGEDSVGPLLGPPPARPCGHSRSVSHDSYFDHLADGPNATSPLDLSEIQLNFDLEEREMRMFSEEESGGVASVEASPRRQRTEGAQNAGTTGGSKRKRSRLEERLQCDVELRFIDSQSPDQVMVSADVHSMDTPSPLPTPGYLPLLSEASTPLTPATLHGTPHSTSPIPANSPRISFRSFTLPLEIDDEQSNAGKLNRTSVSSDKSSDPSHRLSVSLEGRSSAKSCERITTYDKHVDLYDGKESSTVQKAPKGSAAVESDVADQEMTPCDRLASHPNDTQLSKIASPRKDAGSRSSSCPIDESKSSNSGSRDTLDVRKRDTRNKPISSQNDDAMAGNSNAHRNELPGLPLSSATDQDSPMSYEQTEDLPDSGFVICDSSDKMFTNTETPQMASNTNDSGEWVIIEGTGSITTPTSESSSPKDPLEGTVNPALATDGPQLRSMSENVSRTSLDLTMGSTVDTDTSCIGVSDLTESPVLPQESGEMNFDVADNRELDEHESTAQRTPGAFDGQTNYTLVDSGNNFSNIVRSPMHDQENGNQKICTVSITDIRLNQKSGGMGHEVTTCYAQLDNRNENPSKKEALDREHESIENSQRTSRNLDFQHQDIRRSLQLHPKPQFQGGDRRSFSSQSNKNLDLDLSLTNNDNKKQRSQSQKLEKCQSFEYVSAKEPTQNSQQHKQFPPRGEEASKCNNVKSTQPQEHAEVMIPSENAAEPSEIAHPPEGASETTSLNSSCTFSNASSPVDDSIVLRDTAAILQELALQRLSGGIVGDLSIPPRRRYETESNKDRRSFDSEIGREIVRERKMRQELDTARGKSEEPPMNSQHLPPCLRARHARTSRTSFSRSLDEAKFNKMTEEASLPVKQGSEDAQHSSTPNVGTGSNSSGNSDKTHLKNLGGLDLGDPQCRERIEKYKEERRTFLRDKYRSESFRGMMSKAEDDGEQALLASLHVSRRKEKRERGPL; this comes from the exons AACACCTGCGATATACTCGGGGACTATTTGAGCAGGTTCTCCCAATTGAATCACGAAGGCCTAAACTGCGGCCCCGTGTTAAATTGGCTGCAGCTAGACAACAGGGGGCGAAGAATCCTCGTGCCAGAGTCAGACTCATGCCCTATTAACACCCCAGCCGTGGCTGCGGCTTACGCAGTCAGGCCTTACGTGGCTCAGGCACCGGATGAGATCTCCTTTCAG GTTGGGGACATGATTTCTGTAATAGACATGCCTCCGCCAGGGGAAAGCACATGGTGGCGCGGGAAGCATGGATTCGCGGTGGGATTTTTTCCAGCCGAGTGCGTAGCTGTGATCGGGGACAAAGTTCCACGGCACCTGACCGTGTCGACGACAGTTAGATCGAAGCTGCCCGTGAAACCGGTGCTGAGGAAGCACGGAAAGTTGATCGCCTTCTTCAGGTCGTTTATTCTAAACAGACCATCCAGGAGGAGGCTGAAGCAGTCGGGGATCTTGAAGGAGCGGGTGTTCGGTTGTGATTTAGGGGAGCATCTCTTGAACTCCGGCCAGGACG TGCCCACCGTTCTAACGTGCTGCGCCGAGTTCATCGAGAACCACGGCCTGGTCGATGGTATATACCGTCTGAGCGGCGTGACATCCAACATCCAGAGATTAAGAAACGCGTTCGACGAGGACCGTGTTCCCGCGTTGCATTCCGATGAAAGTATCCTGCAAGACATCCATTCGGTGGCGTCCCTGTTGAAGATGTACTTCAGAGAGCTACCGAATCCACTCTGTACATACCAGCTTTATTCTACTTTCGTTAGCGCGGTCCAGGCCAACACGGACGCGGAGAGGTTGAGGCGGATGAGGGACACCGTTAGAAAATTACCACCACCCCACTACAG AACCCTGGAGTATCTGATGCGCCATTTAGTTAGAGTGGCAGCTCGTGGCGCGGAGACCGGCATGACGCCACGCAACGTCGCCATAGTGTGGGCACCGAACCTGCTGAGGTGCAAGGAGCTGGAAGTCGGCGGCGTGGCGGCACTGCAGGGCGTTGGCGTGCAGGCGGTCGTTACGGAGTTTCTGGTCTGCTACGCGGAATTAATCTTCGGCGATGGACCCGTGGGAAGGCCGAAATCGTTAGCCATTACGACGTCCGCGAGATTGCTCAGCTTGGAGGAGGCACGGAACAGGAGCCTGCGGGGGGAGCCCGACTACATAGAAGTGGGCGCTGGTCCAGCTGGGTTACCGTTGCATTACCACACGGTCATAGAGCTGCCGCGAAAGAGAAATGGCTCGAAGCGCTCGCCCTCGTTGAACTGGAGGGCTTTGTTCGGCAGAGGTGGCCTGGGTGCCAGGGGTAAAGCGAGACAAGTTGGCACGCCACCTCAAACAGAAACGGTGCCAAGTTCCTTAAACTCCTTGCGACGATTGAGACCGGTGAAAAGCGCCGACAGCTTGGACGGCGAGGACAGCGTGGGCCCTCTTCTAGGACCCCCGCCAGCCAGGCCGTGCGGCCACAGTCGATCGGTATCCCACGACTCCTATTTCGATCACCTGGCGGACGGTCCCAATGCCACGTCGCCCCTGGATCTGTCCGAGATACAGCTGAACTTCGATCTGGAGGAACGGGAGATGAGGATGTTCTCCGAGGAAGAGAGCGGGGGAGTGGCGTCTGTGGAGGCGTCCCCGCGAAGGCAGAGAACCGAAGGGGCGCAGAACGCTGGTACCACCGGCGGATCGAAGAGGAAGAGGTCCCGATTGGAGGAGAGACTGCAGTGCGACGTCGAGTTGCGCTTCATCGATAGCCAAAGTCCTGATCAG GTGATGGTGTCCGCGGACGTTCACAGCATGGACACTCCGTCTCCTTTACCCACGCCAGGGTACCTTCCACTGTTGTCCGAAGCCTCGACACCGCTGACGCCTGCTACGTTGCACGGGACACCGCACTCCACGTCACCCATACCAGCCAACAGTCCTAGGATAAGTTTCCGTAGCTTCACCTTACCGTTAGAGATCGACGACGAGCAGAGTAACGCGGGCAAACTGAACAGAACTAGCGTGTCTTCCGATAAATCATCCGACCCTAGTCATAGGTTATCCGTAAGCTTAGAGGGGCGGAGTAGCGCTAAGTCCTGTGAGAGGATAACAACGTACGACAAGCATGTAGATTTGTACGACGGCAAAGAGTCTTCCACGGTTCAGAAGGCTCCGAAGGGATCAGCCGCGGTGGAGTCGGACGTGGCCGACCAGGAGATGACACCTTGCGACAGGCTGGCGTCTCACCCTAACGACACACAGCTCAGCAAAATAGCGTCACCGCGCAAGGACGCGGGAAGTAGATCTAGCTCCTGTCCCATCGACGAGAGCAAGTCGTCCAACAGCGGCAGCAGGGACACCTTGGACGTGCGGAAGCGCGATACCCGAAACAAGCCTATCAGTTCACAAAACGACGACGCCATGGCTGGGAATTCAAACGCACACAGAAACGAATTACCCGGACTGCCGTTATCCAGCGCGACCGATCAAGATTCCCCGATGTCCTACGAGCAAACCGAGGATCTGCCTGACTCCGGTTTCGTGATCTGTGACAGCTCCGACAAGATGTTCACCAATACGGAAACACCGCAGATGGCGTCTAACACCAACGATTCAGGCGAATGGGTGATAATCGAGGGAACAGGCTCGATCACGACACCCACTAGTGAATCGAGCAGTCCTAAAGATCCTCTGGAAGGCACGGTGAATCCTGCGCTAGCGACAGACGGGCCGCAGTTGCGATCGATGTCGGAGAACGTCTCCAGGACTTCCTTGGATCTGACAATGGGCTCGACCGTGGACACCGATACATCCTGTATCGGCGTCAGCGACCTCACGGAAAGCCCTGTTCTACCCCAGGAATCTGGAGAGATGAACTTTGACGTCGCCGACAACAGAGAGCTGGACGAGCACGAGAGTACCGCGCAAAGAACACCAGGGGCTTTCGATGGTCAGACGAACTACACCCTGGTCGATTCGGGGAACAACTTCTCGAACATCGTTCGTTCCCCCATGCACGACCAGGAGAACGGGAATCAGAAGATCTGCACGGTCAGCATAACGGACATTCGTCTGAACCAGAAGTCCGGTGGGATGGGGCACGAGGTGACAACGTGCTACGCCCAGCTGGATAACAGGAACGAGAATCCATCGAAGAAAGAAGCTCTCGACAGGGAACACGAGTCTATCGAAAACTCTCAGCGCACCTCAAGAAACCTGGACTTCCAGCACCAAGACATCCGACGCTCCCTGCAGCTGCACCCGAAACCACAGTTCCAGGGTGGCGATCGTCGCTCGTTCTCCAGCCAGTCTAACAAGAACCTGGATCTCGATCTATCTTTAACGAATAATGACAATAAGAAGCAACGCTCCCAGAGCCAGAAGCTGGAAAAGTGCCAAAGCTTCGAGTACGTCTCAGCAAAGGAGCCGACTCAGAACAGTCAGCAGCACAAACAGTTCCCGCCGCGCGGCGAGGAGGCTTCCAAGTGCAACAACGTGAAGAGCACGCAGCCGCAGGAGCACGCCGAGGTGATGATACCGTCGGAGAACGCAGCTGAGCCCAGCGAAATAGCTCACCCTCCGGAGGGTGCGTCCGAAACCACCTCCCTCAACTCCTCCTGCACGTTTTCAAACGCATCGTCGCCAGTGGACGACTCGATAGTGCTCCGCGACACAGCCGCCATACTGCAGGAGCTTGCGTTGCAGAGACTGTCCGGTGGCATTGTAGGGGATCTCTCCATTCCACCTAGAAGGAGGTACGAAACGGAGAGCAACAAGGACAGGAGGAGCTTCGACTCGGAGATCGGCCGTGAAATAGTCCGCGAGCGTAAGATGAGGCAGGAGTTGGACACCGCTAGGGGAAAGTCCGAGGAGCCGCCGATGAATTCTCAACATCTACCGCCTTGCTTGAGGGCCCGCCACGCTAGGACCTCGCGTACGTCATTCAGTCGTTCGCTGGACGAGGCCAAGTTCAATAAAATGACAGAGGAAGCATCGTTGCCGGTGAAACAGGGCAGCGAGGACGCGCAGCATAGCTCCACGCCGAATGTTGGCACCGGCTCGAACAGCTCTGGTAATTCCGATAAGACGCACCTGAAGAACCTTGGCGGCCTGGATCTGGGCGATCCCCAATGCAGAGAAAGGATAGAAAAGTACAAAGAGGAGAGAAGGACGTTCTTGAGGGACAAATATAGGTCGGAAAGCTTCCGTGGGATGATGTCGAAGGCGGAGGACGATGGAGAACAGGCGCTTCTGGCTAG TCTCCATGTTTcacgaagaaaagaaaaacgagaACGTGGACCGCTGTAA
- the Cdgapr gene encoding GTPase-activating protein CdGAPr isoform X2, which translates to MPGPAQERPRAQRLTDIEPQTAKGLGCNRTDDFSTPVSSGSNMGSIARFPKLDECAHFHYEHVELSSLEVSLSEGSNESDSYAVRVTSGDACWTLQRSYDNFVMFDKQLHRCIFDRKFSSLAKLPDTRAKNTCDILGDYLSRFSQLNHEGLNCGPVLNWLQLDNRGRRILVPESDSCPINTPAVAAAYAVRPYVAQAPDEISFQVGDMISVIDMPPPGESTWWRGKHGFAVGFFPAECVAVIGDKVPRHLTVSTTVRSKLPVKPVLRKHGKLIAFFRSFILNRPSRRRLKQSGILKERVFGCDLGEHLLNSGQDVPTVLTCCAEFIENHGLVDGIYRLSGVTSNIQRLRNAFDEDRVPALHSDESILQDIHSVASLLKMYFRELPNPLCTYQLYSTFVSAVQANTDAERLRRMRDTVRKLPPPHYRTLEYLMRHLVRVAARGAETGMTPRNVAIVWAPNLLRCKELEVGGVAALQGVGVQAVVTEFLVCYAELIFGDGPVGRPKSLAITTSARLLSLEEARNRSLRGEPDYIEVGAGPAGLPLHYHTVIELPRKRNGSKRSPSLNWRALFGRGGLGARGKARQVGTPPQTETVPSSLNSLRRLRPVKSADSLDGEDSVGPLLGPPPARPCGHSRSVSHDSYFDHLADGPNATSPLDLSEIQLNFDLEEREMRMFSEEESGGVASVEASPRRQRTEGAQNAGTTGGSKRKRSRLEERLQCDVELRFIDSQSPDQVMVSADVHSMDTPSPLPTPGYLPLLSEASTPLTPATLHGTPHSTSPIPANSPRISFRSFTLPLEIDDEQSNAGKLNRTSVSSDKSSDPSHRLSVSLEGRSSAKSCERITTYDKHVDLYDGKESSTVQKAPKGSAAVESDVADQEMTPCDRLASHPNDTQLSKIASPRKDAGSRSSSCPIDESKSSNSGSRDTLDVRKRDTRNKPISSQNDDAMAGNSNAHRNELPGLPLSSATDQDSPMSYEQTEDLPDSGFVICDSSDKMFTNTETPQMASNTNDSGEWVIIEGTGSITTPTSESSSPKDPLEGTVNPALATDGPQLRSMSENVSRTSLDLTMGSTVDTDTSCIGVSDLTESPVLPQESGEMNFDVADNRELDEHESTAQRTPGAFDGQTNYTLVDSGNNFSNIVRSPMHDQENGNQKICTVSITDIRLNQKSGGMGHEVTTCYAQLDNRNENPSKKEALDREHESIENSQRTSRNLDFQHQDIRRSLQLHPKPQFQGGDRRSFSSQSNKNLDLDLSLTNNDNKKQRSQSQKLEKCQSFEYVSAKEPTQNSQQHKQFPPRGEEASKCNNVKSTQPQEHAEVMIPSENAAEPSEIAHPPEGASETTSLNSSCTFSNASSPVDDSIVLRDTAAILQELALQRLSGGIVGDLSIPPRRRYETESNKDRRSFDSEIGREIVRERKMRQELDTARGKSEEPPMNSQHLPPCLRARHARTSRTSFSRSLDEAKFNKMTEEASLPVKQGSEDAQHSSTPNVGTGSNSSGNSDKTHLKNLGGLDLGDPQCRERIEKYKEERRTFLRDKYRSESFRGMMSKAEDDGEQALLARLIIDEKESLLEIKITIRTDSFY; encoded by the exons AACACCTGCGATATACTCGGGGACTATTTGAGCAGGTTCTCCCAATTGAATCACGAAGGCCTAAACTGCGGCCCCGTGTTAAATTGGCTGCAGCTAGACAACAGGGGGCGAAGAATCCTCGTGCCAGAGTCAGACTCATGCCCTATTAACACCCCAGCCGTGGCTGCGGCTTACGCAGTCAGGCCTTACGTGGCTCAGGCACCGGATGAGATCTCCTTTCAG GTTGGGGACATGATTTCTGTAATAGACATGCCTCCGCCAGGGGAAAGCACATGGTGGCGCGGGAAGCATGGATTCGCGGTGGGATTTTTTCCAGCCGAGTGCGTAGCTGTGATCGGGGACAAAGTTCCACGGCACCTGACCGTGTCGACGACAGTTAGATCGAAGCTGCCCGTGAAACCGGTGCTGAGGAAGCACGGAAAGTTGATCGCCTTCTTCAGGTCGTTTATTCTAAACAGACCATCCAGGAGGAGGCTGAAGCAGTCGGGGATCTTGAAGGAGCGGGTGTTCGGTTGTGATTTAGGGGAGCATCTCTTGAACTCCGGCCAGGACG TGCCCACCGTTCTAACGTGCTGCGCCGAGTTCATCGAGAACCACGGCCTGGTCGATGGTATATACCGTCTGAGCGGCGTGACATCCAACATCCAGAGATTAAGAAACGCGTTCGACGAGGACCGTGTTCCCGCGTTGCATTCCGATGAAAGTATCCTGCAAGACATCCATTCGGTGGCGTCCCTGTTGAAGATGTACTTCAGAGAGCTACCGAATCCACTCTGTACATACCAGCTTTATTCTACTTTCGTTAGCGCGGTCCAGGCCAACACGGACGCGGAGAGGTTGAGGCGGATGAGGGACACCGTTAGAAAATTACCACCACCCCACTACAG AACCCTGGAGTATCTGATGCGCCATTTAGTTAGAGTGGCAGCTCGTGGCGCGGAGACCGGCATGACGCCACGCAACGTCGCCATAGTGTGGGCACCGAACCTGCTGAGGTGCAAGGAGCTGGAAGTCGGCGGCGTGGCGGCACTGCAGGGCGTTGGCGTGCAGGCGGTCGTTACGGAGTTTCTGGTCTGCTACGCGGAATTAATCTTCGGCGATGGACCCGTGGGAAGGCCGAAATCGTTAGCCATTACGACGTCCGCGAGATTGCTCAGCTTGGAGGAGGCACGGAACAGGAGCCTGCGGGGGGAGCCCGACTACATAGAAGTGGGCGCTGGTCCAGCTGGGTTACCGTTGCATTACCACACGGTCATAGAGCTGCCGCGAAAGAGAAATGGCTCGAAGCGCTCGCCCTCGTTGAACTGGAGGGCTTTGTTCGGCAGAGGTGGCCTGGGTGCCAGGGGTAAAGCGAGACAAGTTGGCACGCCACCTCAAACAGAAACGGTGCCAAGTTCCTTAAACTCCTTGCGACGATTGAGACCGGTGAAAAGCGCCGACAGCTTGGACGGCGAGGACAGCGTGGGCCCTCTTCTAGGACCCCCGCCAGCCAGGCCGTGCGGCCACAGTCGATCGGTATCCCACGACTCCTATTTCGATCACCTGGCGGACGGTCCCAATGCCACGTCGCCCCTGGATCTGTCCGAGATACAGCTGAACTTCGATCTGGAGGAACGGGAGATGAGGATGTTCTCCGAGGAAGAGAGCGGGGGAGTGGCGTCTGTGGAGGCGTCCCCGCGAAGGCAGAGAACCGAAGGGGCGCAGAACGCTGGTACCACCGGCGGATCGAAGAGGAAGAGGTCCCGATTGGAGGAGAGACTGCAGTGCGACGTCGAGTTGCGCTTCATCGATAGCCAAAGTCCTGATCAG GTGATGGTGTCCGCGGACGTTCACAGCATGGACACTCCGTCTCCTTTACCCACGCCAGGGTACCTTCCACTGTTGTCCGAAGCCTCGACACCGCTGACGCCTGCTACGTTGCACGGGACACCGCACTCCACGTCACCCATACCAGCCAACAGTCCTAGGATAAGTTTCCGTAGCTTCACCTTACCGTTAGAGATCGACGACGAGCAGAGTAACGCGGGCAAACTGAACAGAACTAGCGTGTCTTCCGATAAATCATCCGACCCTAGTCATAGGTTATCCGTAAGCTTAGAGGGGCGGAGTAGCGCTAAGTCCTGTGAGAGGATAACAACGTACGACAAGCATGTAGATTTGTACGACGGCAAAGAGTCTTCCACGGTTCAGAAGGCTCCGAAGGGATCAGCCGCGGTGGAGTCGGACGTGGCCGACCAGGAGATGACACCTTGCGACAGGCTGGCGTCTCACCCTAACGACACACAGCTCAGCAAAATAGCGTCACCGCGCAAGGACGCGGGAAGTAGATCTAGCTCCTGTCCCATCGACGAGAGCAAGTCGTCCAACAGCGGCAGCAGGGACACCTTGGACGTGCGGAAGCGCGATACCCGAAACAAGCCTATCAGTTCACAAAACGACGACGCCATGGCTGGGAATTCAAACGCACACAGAAACGAATTACCCGGACTGCCGTTATCCAGCGCGACCGATCAAGATTCCCCGATGTCCTACGAGCAAACCGAGGATCTGCCTGACTCCGGTTTCGTGATCTGTGACAGCTCCGACAAGATGTTCACCAATACGGAAACACCGCAGATGGCGTCTAACACCAACGATTCAGGCGAATGGGTGATAATCGAGGGAACAGGCTCGATCACGACACCCACTAGTGAATCGAGCAGTCCTAAAGATCCTCTGGAAGGCACGGTGAATCCTGCGCTAGCGACAGACGGGCCGCAGTTGCGATCGATGTCGGAGAACGTCTCCAGGACTTCCTTGGATCTGACAATGGGCTCGACCGTGGACACCGATACATCCTGTATCGGCGTCAGCGACCTCACGGAAAGCCCTGTTCTACCCCAGGAATCTGGAGAGATGAACTTTGACGTCGCCGACAACAGAGAGCTGGACGAGCACGAGAGTACCGCGCAAAGAACACCAGGGGCTTTCGATGGTCAGACGAACTACACCCTGGTCGATTCGGGGAACAACTTCTCGAACATCGTTCGTTCCCCCATGCACGACCAGGAGAACGGGAATCAGAAGATCTGCACGGTCAGCATAACGGACATTCGTCTGAACCAGAAGTCCGGTGGGATGGGGCACGAGGTGACAACGTGCTACGCCCAGCTGGATAACAGGAACGAGAATCCATCGAAGAAAGAAGCTCTCGACAGGGAACACGAGTCTATCGAAAACTCTCAGCGCACCTCAAGAAACCTGGACTTCCAGCACCAAGACATCCGACGCTCCCTGCAGCTGCACCCGAAACCACAGTTCCAGGGTGGCGATCGTCGCTCGTTCTCCAGCCAGTCTAACAAGAACCTGGATCTCGATCTATCTTTAACGAATAATGACAATAAGAAGCAACGCTCCCAGAGCCAGAAGCTGGAAAAGTGCCAAAGCTTCGAGTACGTCTCAGCAAAGGAGCCGACTCAGAACAGTCAGCAGCACAAACAGTTCCCGCCGCGCGGCGAGGAGGCTTCCAAGTGCAACAACGTGAAGAGCACGCAGCCGCAGGAGCACGCCGAGGTGATGATACCGTCGGAGAACGCAGCTGAGCCCAGCGAAATAGCTCACCCTCCGGAGGGTGCGTCCGAAACCACCTCCCTCAACTCCTCCTGCACGTTTTCAAACGCATCGTCGCCAGTGGACGACTCGATAGTGCTCCGCGACACAGCCGCCATACTGCAGGAGCTTGCGTTGCAGAGACTGTCCGGTGGCATTGTAGGGGATCTCTCCATTCCACCTAGAAGGAGGTACGAAACGGAGAGCAACAAGGACAGGAGGAGCTTCGACTCGGAGATCGGCCGTGAAATAGTCCGCGAGCGTAAGATGAGGCAGGAGTTGGACACCGCTAGGGGAAAGTCCGAGGAGCCGCCGATGAATTCTCAACATCTACCGCCTTGCTTGAGGGCCCGCCACGCTAGGACCTCGCGTACGTCATTCAGTCGTTCGCTGGACGAGGCCAAGTTCAATAAAATGACAGAGGAAGCATCGTTGCCGGTGAAACAGGGCAGCGAGGACGCGCAGCATAGCTCCACGCCGAATGTTGGCACCGGCTCGAACAGCTCTGGTAATTCCGATAAGACGCACCTGAAGAACCTTGGCGGCCTGGATCTGGGCGATCCCCAATGCAGAGAAAGGATAGAAAAGTACAAAGAGGAGAGAAGGACGTTCTTGAGGGACAAATATAGGTCGGAAAGCTTCCGTGGGATGATGTCGAAGGCGGAGGACGATGGAGAACAGGCGCTTCTGGCTAG GTTGATTATCGATGAGAAGGAAAGCTTGCTTGAAATCAAGATTACTATCAGAACCGACAGTTTCTATTAA